From one Larimichthys crocea isolate SSNF chromosome XVIII, L_crocea_2.0, whole genome shotgun sequence genomic stretch:
- the col28a2a gene encoding collagen, type XXVIII, alpha 2a isoform X1 has protein sequence MLPSVTSVLLVTALTSVWAQDLYDERKTNKKSRVRPVAANLHDGQAILDEDCGLELSFLLDSSESAKDNHEQEKQFSMNVVDRLQGLRLQTGRTLSLRVALLQYSSHVITEQTFREWRGTENFKTRITPIIYIGHGTYTTYAITNMTRIYLEESSPGSIKVAVLLTDGISHPRNPDIFSAVADAKNQGIKFFTLGITRAANEPANVAQLRLLASSPASQFLHNLQDEDIVEKIVTEITGLADEGCPLAQRCSCEKGERGPSGSAGKKGRPGDDGAPGLRGQKGEAGLSGLPGREGSEGKPGYKGEKGERGECGTPGIKGDRGLEGSVGARGVRGLQGLPGPHGDVGPEGTQGKQGERGPPGPPGIQGETGIGLPGPKGDMGFQGRAGPPGPHGVGEPGPPGPQGPQGVQGDKGPQGEGFPGPKGDRGLAGPRGPRGQQGVGIKGERGELGPPGLPGPTGPIGVGIQGEKGVEGPRGPPGSRGIPGEGLPGPKGDQGLPGEQGGPGERGIGEPGSKGEPGASGVSGLHGLPGEDGAPGQKGEPGLPGSRGPEGAQGIGTQGEKGDQGLRGIRGLHGPPGIAGPSGPKGERGIPGNQGMPGQPGRSISGPKGDLGPAGPPGHIGETGHGLPGPKGDRGHPGPSGPAGPKGEGLVGPLGPPGLPGLPGEPGSEGIGIPGPKGDIGFRGLPGLPGPPGEGTKGPPGNIGRPGPAGSIGPPGQGIQGPKGEPGSQGMTGPRGPQGDGFPGAKGDRGLQGERGMKGTKGDLGDAGVPGEAGRPGAKGEQGLTREDIIKLIKEICGCGVKCKERPMELVFVIDSSESVGPENFEIIKDFVTRLVDRTTVGRNATRIGLVLYSLDVHLEFNLVRYMNKQDVKQAIRKMPYMGEGTYTGTAIRKATQEAFFSARPGVRKVAIVITDGQTDKREPVKLDIAVREAHAANIEMYALGIVNSSDPTQAEFLQELNLIASDPDSEHMYLIDDFNTLTALESKLVSQFCEDENGALIYNRVTNGHWNGNNGHGHGNNGNNGHGEKTDGYNGNGNNGYVFGNNGYWNNGHNFQEEIENQRRTNSRGRGDTFTLPISADPLPFQVVEDDEGEDLDLRVHARGSSTVAVVNKSTSLSPVAEASVSNEAVVTSASSSTSSSSSATSTLGSVSSLNQLQPVVSPVQPQVAVPLDPRCNFSLSQGSCRNYSIRWYYDKQANACAQFWYGGCGGNDNRFETEDECKKTCVLFRTAA, from the exons ATGCTCCCCTCCGTTACCTCAGTGCTGCTGGTCACAGCACTGACCAGTGTCTGGGCCCAAGACCTTTATGacgagaggaaaacaaacaagaaatccAGGGTCAGACCTGTGGCTGCAAACCTTCATGATGGACAAG CCATCCTCGATGAGGACTGTGGCTTGGAGCTCTCCTTCCTGTTGGACAGCTCTGAAAGTGCCAAGGACAATCATGAGCAAGAAAAGCAGTTTTCTATGAACGTGGTGGACAGACTCCAAGGTTTACGGCTGCAAACTGGCCGCACTTTGAGCTTGAGGGTGGCATTGCTGCAGTACAGCAGTCACGTTATCACAGAGCAGACCTTCAGAGAATGGAGGGGCACAGAGAACTTCAAGACAAGAATAACTCCCATCATCTACATCGGGCATGGCACCTACACCACCTACGCCATCACCAACATGACCAGGATCTACCTGGAGGAATCCAGCCCTGGCAGCATCAAAGTAGCCGTGCTGCTCACAGATGGTATTTCCCACCCGAGGAACCCTgacattttctctgctgttgCTGATGCAAAGAACCAGGGCATCAAATTCTTCACTTTGGGCATCACCCGTGCAGCCAACGAGCCAGCCAACGTAGCCCAACTCCGTCTGCTTGCCAGCTCTCCGGCCTCACAGTTCCTCCATAACTTACAGGACGAAGACATTGTTGAAAAAATCGTCACTGAGATT ACTGGTTTGGCTGATGAAGGG TGCCCTCTGGCTCAGAGATGCTCTtgtgagaaaggagagagggggccAAGTGGGTCTGCG gggaaaaaaggacGGCCTGGAGATGACGGAGCCCCGGGGCTTAGAGGGCAAAAG GGTGAAGCAGGACTAAGTGGTCTACCCGGGCGAGAGGGTAGTGAG GGAAAACCAGGTTACAAAGGAGAGAAG GGTGAGAGGGGTGAGTGTGGCACTCCAGGAATCAAAGGAGACAGG GGTCTTGAGGGATCAGTTGGCGCAAGAGGCGTTAGAGGTCTACAG GGGTTGCCAGGACCACATGGGGACGTTGGACCAGAGGGCACTCAGGGGAAGCAG GGTGAACGTGGCCCACCTGGACCTCCAGGAATTCAAGGGGAAACTGGTATTGGACTTCCAGGACCAAAA GGTGACATGGGATTCCAGGGTCGGGCTGGTCCTCCTGGTCCTCATGGAGTGGGTGAACCCGGCCCTCCT GGACCTCAAGGACCACAAGGTGTTCAAGGGGATAAAGGACCGCAAGGCGAAGGCTTTCCTGGACCAAAG GGGGATCGGGGGCTTGCTGGACCGAGGGGGCCAAGAGGACAGCAGGGTGTAGGAATCAAAGGAGAAAGG GGTGAATTGGGGCCTCCAGGTCTTCCAGGGCCAACTGGACCGATAGGAGTGGGCATACAGGGAGAGAAG GGAGTCGAGGGTCCAAGAGGTCCACCAGGAAGCAGAGGAATTCCAGGAGAGGGTTTACCTGGACCTAAG GGAGACCAAGGATTACCAGGAGAGCAGGGAGGTCCAGGAGAGAGAGGCATTGGTGAACCTGGTTCAAAG GGAGAGCCTGGAGCATCTGGTGTGAGTGGCCTGCATGGTCTCCCAGGAGAGGATGGAGCTCCAGGGCAGAAG GGTGAGCCTGGTTTACCTGGTTCAAGAGGCCCTGAGGGAGCACAAGGAATTGGCACTCAAGGGGAGAAG GGTGACCAGGGTCTGAGGGGCATTCGTGGATTACATGGGCCTCCTGGGATTGCAGGACCCTCTGGGCCAAAG GGTGAACGTGGAATACCAGGCAATCAGGGCATGCCAGGGCAGCCAGGACGGTCCATATCAGGTccaaag GGTGATTTAGGCCCTGCTGGTCCTCCTGGTCATATTGGGGAAACAGGCCACGGATTACCCGGTCCAAAG GGTGATCGTGGTCATCCAGGTCCATCAGGTCCAGCTGGTCCAAAAGGCGAAGGCCTCGTCGGTCCTTTG GGTCCTCCAGGCCTGCCAGGCTTACCGGGCGAGCCGGGATCAGAAGGAATAGGAATTCCTGGTCCTAAG GGTGACATTGGCTTTAGAGGATTGCCAGGTTTGCCCGGCCCACCTGGAGAGGGTACAAAAGGACCACCT gGTAATATTGGAAGGCCCGGACCTGCTGGTTCAATTGGACCTCCAGGACAGGGTATTCAAGGCCCAAAG GGTGAGCCAGGATCTCAAGGTATGACTGGGCCTAGAGGGCCTCAAGGAGATGGATTTCCAGGAGCTAAG GGTGATCGTGGATTACAGGGTGAGCGGGGCATGAAAGGTACAAAAGGAGACTTGGGAGATGCTGGAGTCCCCGGTGAAGCG GGGAGACCAGGAGCGAAAGGAGAACAAGGCCTCACG AGAGAAGACATCATTAAGCTGATCAAAGAAATCTGTG gATGTGGCGTCAAGTGTAAAGAAAGGCCCATGGAACTTGTGTTCGTCATCGACAGCTCAGAGAGTGTCGGCCCTGAGAACTTTGAAATCATCAAGGACTTTGTCACCAGATTGGTGGACCGGACCACAGTCGGACGCAACGCCACCAGAATTGGACTGGTCCTGTACAGTCTGGATGTCCATTTGGAGTTCAACTTGGTTCGCTACATGAACAAACAAGACGTCAAGCAGGCAATCAGAAAAATGCCTTACATGGGCGAGGGCACCTACACTGGCACCGCCATCAGAAAGGCGACTCAGGAGGCTTTCTTCAGCGCTCGGCCTGGAGTCAGAAAAGTAGCGATCGTCATCACAGACGGTCAAACTGACAAACGAGAGCCTGTCAAACTTGACATAGCTGTGAGGGAAGCTCATGCTGCAAACATTGAGATGTACGCCTTGGGGATTGTCAATTCCTCCGATCCTACACAGGCCGAGTTCTTGCAAGAACTCAACCTCATTGCTTCAGATCCCGACAGTGAACACATGTACCTCATTGATGACTTCAATACTCTAACAG cacTGGAGTCTAAACTTGTCAGCCAGTTCTGTGAAGATGAAAATGGCGCCCTTATTTACAACCGCGTCACAAATGGACACTGGAATGGCAACAATGGGCATGGGCATGGCAACAACGGAAATAATGGGCACGGAGAGAAGACTGATGGATACAATGGCAATGGCAATAATGGTTATGTTTTTGGAAACAATGGATATTGGAACAACGGTCACAATTTCCAAGAGGAGATTGAAAATCAGAGACGCACCAACAGCCGAGGCCGCGGAGACACTTTCACGCTGCCCATCAGTGCTGATCCTCTTCCTTTTCAG GTGGTGGAAGACGATGAAGGTGAAGATTTAGACTTACGAGTCCATGCACGGGGCAGCAGTACTGTAGCTGTAGTAAACAAATCAACATCTTTATCACCTGTGGCAGAAGCCTCCGTGTCCAATGAAGCAGTCGTAACATCTGCATCGTCTTCTacatcttcatcctcatctGCAACATCAACACTGGGCTCAGTTTCATCTTTGAATCAGTTGCAGCCCGTGGTGAGTCCCGTCCAGCCTCAAG TGGCCGTTCCACTTGATCCCCGCTGTAACTTCAGCTTGAGCCAAGGCAGCTGCAGAAATTATAGCATCCGCTGGTATTATGACAAGCAGGCCAATGCCTGTGCGCAGTTTTGGTATGGAGGCTGTGGTGGTAATGACAACCGCTTCGAAACAGAAGATGAATGCAAGAAGacttgtgttttattcagaaCAG CAGCGTAA
- the col28a2a gene encoding collagen, type XXVIII, alpha 2a isoform X2, translating into MLPSVTSVLLVTALTSVWAQDLYDERKTNKKSRVRPVAANLHDGQAILDEDCGLELSFLLDSSESAKDNHEQEKQFSMNVVDRLQGLRLQTGRTLSLRVALLQYSSHVITEQTFREWRGTENFKTRITPIIYIGHGTYTTYAITNMTRIYLEESSPGSIKVAVLLTDGISHPRNPDIFSAVADAKNQGIKFFTLGITRAANEPANVAQLRLLASSPASQFLHNLQDEDIVEKIVTEITGLADEGCPLAQRCSCEKGERGPSGSAGKKGRPGDDGAPGLRGQKGEAGLSGLPGREGSEGKPGYKGEKGERGECGTPGIKGDRGLEGSVGARGVRGLQGLPGPHGDVGPEGTQGKQGERGPPGPPGIQGETGIGLPGPKGDMGFQGRAGPPGPHGVGEPGPPGPQGPQGVQGDKGPQGEGFPGPKGDRGLAGPRGPRGQQGVGIKGERGELGPPGLPGPTGPIGVGIQGEKGVEGPRGPPGSRGIPGEGLPGPKGDQGLPGEQGGPGERGIGEPGSKGEPGASGVSGLHGLPGEDGAPGQKGEPGLPGSRGPEGAQGIGTQGEKGDQGLRGIRGLHGPPGIAGPSGPKGERGIPGNQGMPGQPGRSISGPKGDLGPAGPPGHIGETGHGLPGPKGDRGHPGPSGPAGPKGEGLVGPLGPPGLPGLPGEPGSEGIGIPGPKGDIGFRGLPGLPGPPGEGTKGPPGNIGRPGPAGSIGPPGQGIQGPKGEPGSQGMTGPRGPQGDGFPGAKGDRGLQGERGMKGTKGDLGDAGVPGEAGRPGAKGEQGLTREDIIKLIKEICGCGVKCKERPMELVFVIDSSESVGPENFEIIKDFVTRLVDRTTVGRNATRIGLVLYSLDVHLEFNLVRYMNKQDVKQAIRKMPYMGEGTYTGTAIRKATQEAFFSARPGVRKVAIVITDGQTDKREPVKLDIAVREAHAANIEMYALGIVNSSDPTQAEFLQELNLIASDPDSEHMYLIDDFNTLTALESKLVSQFCEDENGALIYNRVTNGHWNGNNGHGHGNNGNNGHGEKTDGYNGNGNNGYVFGNNGYWNNGHNFQEEIENQRRTNSRGRGDTFTLPISADPLPFQVVEDDEGEDLDLRVHARGSSTVAVVNKSTSLSPVAEASVSNEAVVTSASSSTSSSSSATSTLGSVSSLNQLQPVVSPVQPQVAVPLDPRCNFSLSQGSCRNYSIRWYYDKQANACAQFWYGGCGGNDNRFETEDECKKTCVLFRTA; encoded by the exons ATGCTCCCCTCCGTTACCTCAGTGCTGCTGGTCACAGCACTGACCAGTGTCTGGGCCCAAGACCTTTATGacgagaggaaaacaaacaagaaatccAGGGTCAGACCTGTGGCTGCAAACCTTCATGATGGACAAG CCATCCTCGATGAGGACTGTGGCTTGGAGCTCTCCTTCCTGTTGGACAGCTCTGAAAGTGCCAAGGACAATCATGAGCAAGAAAAGCAGTTTTCTATGAACGTGGTGGACAGACTCCAAGGTTTACGGCTGCAAACTGGCCGCACTTTGAGCTTGAGGGTGGCATTGCTGCAGTACAGCAGTCACGTTATCACAGAGCAGACCTTCAGAGAATGGAGGGGCACAGAGAACTTCAAGACAAGAATAACTCCCATCATCTACATCGGGCATGGCACCTACACCACCTACGCCATCACCAACATGACCAGGATCTACCTGGAGGAATCCAGCCCTGGCAGCATCAAAGTAGCCGTGCTGCTCACAGATGGTATTTCCCACCCGAGGAACCCTgacattttctctgctgttgCTGATGCAAAGAACCAGGGCATCAAATTCTTCACTTTGGGCATCACCCGTGCAGCCAACGAGCCAGCCAACGTAGCCCAACTCCGTCTGCTTGCCAGCTCTCCGGCCTCACAGTTCCTCCATAACTTACAGGACGAAGACATTGTTGAAAAAATCGTCACTGAGATT ACTGGTTTGGCTGATGAAGGG TGCCCTCTGGCTCAGAGATGCTCTtgtgagaaaggagagagggggccAAGTGGGTCTGCG gggaaaaaaggacGGCCTGGAGATGACGGAGCCCCGGGGCTTAGAGGGCAAAAG GGTGAAGCAGGACTAAGTGGTCTACCCGGGCGAGAGGGTAGTGAG GGAAAACCAGGTTACAAAGGAGAGAAG GGTGAGAGGGGTGAGTGTGGCACTCCAGGAATCAAAGGAGACAGG GGTCTTGAGGGATCAGTTGGCGCAAGAGGCGTTAGAGGTCTACAG GGGTTGCCAGGACCACATGGGGACGTTGGACCAGAGGGCACTCAGGGGAAGCAG GGTGAACGTGGCCCACCTGGACCTCCAGGAATTCAAGGGGAAACTGGTATTGGACTTCCAGGACCAAAA GGTGACATGGGATTCCAGGGTCGGGCTGGTCCTCCTGGTCCTCATGGAGTGGGTGAACCCGGCCCTCCT GGACCTCAAGGACCACAAGGTGTTCAAGGGGATAAAGGACCGCAAGGCGAAGGCTTTCCTGGACCAAAG GGGGATCGGGGGCTTGCTGGACCGAGGGGGCCAAGAGGACAGCAGGGTGTAGGAATCAAAGGAGAAAGG GGTGAATTGGGGCCTCCAGGTCTTCCAGGGCCAACTGGACCGATAGGAGTGGGCATACAGGGAGAGAAG GGAGTCGAGGGTCCAAGAGGTCCACCAGGAAGCAGAGGAATTCCAGGAGAGGGTTTACCTGGACCTAAG GGAGACCAAGGATTACCAGGAGAGCAGGGAGGTCCAGGAGAGAGAGGCATTGGTGAACCTGGTTCAAAG GGAGAGCCTGGAGCATCTGGTGTGAGTGGCCTGCATGGTCTCCCAGGAGAGGATGGAGCTCCAGGGCAGAAG GGTGAGCCTGGTTTACCTGGTTCAAGAGGCCCTGAGGGAGCACAAGGAATTGGCACTCAAGGGGAGAAG GGTGACCAGGGTCTGAGGGGCATTCGTGGATTACATGGGCCTCCTGGGATTGCAGGACCCTCTGGGCCAAAG GGTGAACGTGGAATACCAGGCAATCAGGGCATGCCAGGGCAGCCAGGACGGTCCATATCAGGTccaaag GGTGATTTAGGCCCTGCTGGTCCTCCTGGTCATATTGGGGAAACAGGCCACGGATTACCCGGTCCAAAG GGTGATCGTGGTCATCCAGGTCCATCAGGTCCAGCTGGTCCAAAAGGCGAAGGCCTCGTCGGTCCTTTG GGTCCTCCAGGCCTGCCAGGCTTACCGGGCGAGCCGGGATCAGAAGGAATAGGAATTCCTGGTCCTAAG GGTGACATTGGCTTTAGAGGATTGCCAGGTTTGCCCGGCCCACCTGGAGAGGGTACAAAAGGACCACCT gGTAATATTGGAAGGCCCGGACCTGCTGGTTCAATTGGACCTCCAGGACAGGGTATTCAAGGCCCAAAG GGTGAGCCAGGATCTCAAGGTATGACTGGGCCTAGAGGGCCTCAAGGAGATGGATTTCCAGGAGCTAAG GGTGATCGTGGATTACAGGGTGAGCGGGGCATGAAAGGTACAAAAGGAGACTTGGGAGATGCTGGAGTCCCCGGTGAAGCG GGGAGACCAGGAGCGAAAGGAGAACAAGGCCTCACG AGAGAAGACATCATTAAGCTGATCAAAGAAATCTGTG gATGTGGCGTCAAGTGTAAAGAAAGGCCCATGGAACTTGTGTTCGTCATCGACAGCTCAGAGAGTGTCGGCCCTGAGAACTTTGAAATCATCAAGGACTTTGTCACCAGATTGGTGGACCGGACCACAGTCGGACGCAACGCCACCAGAATTGGACTGGTCCTGTACAGTCTGGATGTCCATTTGGAGTTCAACTTGGTTCGCTACATGAACAAACAAGACGTCAAGCAGGCAATCAGAAAAATGCCTTACATGGGCGAGGGCACCTACACTGGCACCGCCATCAGAAAGGCGACTCAGGAGGCTTTCTTCAGCGCTCGGCCTGGAGTCAGAAAAGTAGCGATCGTCATCACAGACGGTCAAACTGACAAACGAGAGCCTGTCAAACTTGACATAGCTGTGAGGGAAGCTCATGCTGCAAACATTGAGATGTACGCCTTGGGGATTGTCAATTCCTCCGATCCTACACAGGCCGAGTTCTTGCAAGAACTCAACCTCATTGCTTCAGATCCCGACAGTGAACACATGTACCTCATTGATGACTTCAATACTCTAACAG cacTGGAGTCTAAACTTGTCAGCCAGTTCTGTGAAGATGAAAATGGCGCCCTTATTTACAACCGCGTCACAAATGGACACTGGAATGGCAACAATGGGCATGGGCATGGCAACAACGGAAATAATGGGCACGGAGAGAAGACTGATGGATACAATGGCAATGGCAATAATGGTTATGTTTTTGGAAACAATGGATATTGGAACAACGGTCACAATTTCCAAGAGGAGATTGAAAATCAGAGACGCACCAACAGCCGAGGCCGCGGAGACACTTTCACGCTGCCCATCAGTGCTGATCCTCTTCCTTTTCAG GTGGTGGAAGACGATGAAGGTGAAGATTTAGACTTACGAGTCCATGCACGGGGCAGCAGTACTGTAGCTGTAGTAAACAAATCAACATCTTTATCACCTGTGGCAGAAGCCTCCGTGTCCAATGAAGCAGTCGTAACATCTGCATCGTCTTCTacatcttcatcctcatctGCAACATCAACACTGGGCTCAGTTTCATCTTTGAATCAGTTGCAGCCCGTGGTGAGTCCCGTCCAGCCTCAAG TGGCCGTTCCACTTGATCCCCGCTGTAACTTCAGCTTGAGCCAAGGCAGCTGCAGAAATTATAGCATCCGCTGGTATTATGACAAGCAGGCCAATGCCTGTGCGCAGTTTTGGTATGGAGGCTGTGGTGGTAATGACAACCGCTTCGAAACAGAAGATGAATGCAAGAAGacttgtgttttattcagaaCAG CGTAA